The following DNA comes from Nitrospira sp..
TCGCCTCCCAGTCCTGCAGGAGCTGCCGGCCCCCGCGACACCAGCCGCGCCTCGACCATCACCGTCTGATTGGGTGACGACAAACTGTCGGCCACCAGGAGCGTCGCCGGAGCGGTTCCTGCCGCACCGGCAGAACCAAGAGGACCGAGAACGATGGCGAGGGAGAACAGACAGGCGGTGCGGAACCTATGACGCTTGACCTCACGCACAGGCGTTATGCGCGCAGAGCGGCCAAGACCTCGTCGACATGCCCATCGACTTTGACCTTCCGAAAGATGGCCTTCAGCTTGCCCACGGCATCGATGACGAACGTGCTCCGCTCGATGCCCATATATTTCCTGCCGTACATGCTCTTTTCTTTGTAGACGTCATACGCCGTCGCGACCGCCTTCTCCGTGTCGCTTAGCAGCGTGAACGGCAGCGCATACTTCGCGATGAATTTCTGGTGCGACGCCTGCCCGTCGAAACTCACGCCGAGCACGACCGCGCCCGCCTTCTTGATCGATGCCATCGCATCGCGAAACCCGCAGGACTCTTTGGTGCACCCCGAGGTGTCGTCCTTCGGATAAAAATACAGGACGACCTGCTTGTCCTTCAGGCTTTTCAACGTGACCGGCGTCCCATCCTGATCCGGCAAGGAGAATTCCGGCGCCTTCATCCCGACTGCGAGTTCCTTGGCCATGGGCATGATCCTTTTCAGTATGGACTACCGCGGTCCGCTGCCGATTCCGGGCCGCGAGGTTCCGTACGGATGTTCTTTTGAAATTTTCGGGGCGGCAGGATTTCCATAGGGCGACAATGCCGGGGAGTCCCAGATGGTCTTGTCACCGGGCGCCAGATTGGCCGCCTCAAGAAAGTGCTGCCGGGCGGCTTCGGTATCGCCGAGGGCGTTGAGCGCCAACGCAAAGTTGTAGTGGGCTTGGCCGGACTGCGGCGCGACGGTCACGGCCTGCTCGAAATATCTCTTGGCGTCCTCAAACTGTTTCGCCTGGTAGGCCTGGGTGCCTTGCTCCGTGGCGGTAATCGCTTGCGGCTTCACACCGCCATCCACGAGCGCCAGCGGCGTGAGCACGCGCGGCTTCGGCTTCGATGAGCAGGCCCCCATCCCCGCCAACGCGAATATCACACACACGGTCGTCAGAAGCTTCATGGTGTCTCTCCACATGCCGCTAGCCCTTTCCATGCTTGCGCATTTCTTCCTCGAATGTCTTCCGGTAGAGCACGTCCCACTCGGAACTCCCCTCGACGATGCCGCGAGAATAGGAGGCCAGTTTCGCGCGCACTTTCCGGTCGACCCCCTCTTCCTGCGCCAGCTCGACCGCCAGCACCCGCTTGATGTCTTTCAGCATGCGGGCATCATCGCCCTTCTGGCTGATCAGCGGGCTTTTCTTCACCGCCTGAAGAATGACGTGGGACAGATGGCTGACTTTTTC
Coding sequences within:
- the bcp gene encoding thioredoxin-dependent thiol peroxidase, giving the protein MAKELAVGMKAPEFSLPDQDGTPVTLKSLKDKQVVLYFYPKDDTSGCTKESCGFRDAMASIKKAGAVVLGVSFDGQASHQKFIAKYALPFTLLSDTEKAVATAYDVYKEKSMYGRKYMGIERSTFVIDAVGKLKAIFRKVKVDGHVDEVLAALRA
- a CDS encoding tetratricopeptide repeat protein — its product is MKLLTTVCVIFALAGMGACSSKPKPRVLTPLALVDGGVKPQAITATEQGTQAYQAKQFEDAKRYFEQAVTVAPQSGQAHYNFALALNALGDTEAARQHFLEAANLAPGDKTIWDSPALSPYGNPAAPKISKEHPYGTSRPGIGSGPR
- a CDS encoding DUF507 family protein, with the protein product MLSEEKVSHLSHVILQAVKKSPLISQKGDDARMLKDIKRVLAVELAQEEGVDRKVRAKLASYSRGIVEGSSEWDVLYRKTFEEEMRKHGKG